Proteins encoded by one window of Seriola aureovittata isolate HTS-2021-v1 ecotype China chromosome 4, ASM2101889v1, whole genome shotgun sequence:
- the LOC130168053 gene encoding extracellular calcium-sensing receptor-like yields the protein MHKTGDVVLGGLFEVHYTSVFPELSFTSEPNQPRCEGFDPPGFRHALTMAFAVDEINKNSNLLPNVTLGYSLYDNCASLGIGFRASLSLASGQEEQFILNEICVGAPPVLGIVGDVYSTFTIAMSSVTGLYKLPIVSYFATCSCLSDRQRFPSFFRTIPSDTFQVRAMIQILKHFGWTWAGLLISDDDYGLHAARSFQTDLGPSGGGCLAYLEVLPWGDNPAELRRIVDVMKKSTARVVIVFAHESHMIDLMEEVVRQNVTGLQWMASEAWTTVAVLQTPHLMPYLGGTLSIAIRRGEIPGLREFMLQIRPDLHHNNSHGNNMVNQFWEFTFQCRFAPPPAGWVEAGGALCTGQEDLHKVDSELLNVAEFRPEYNVYKAVYALAYALDNMLRCEPGRGPFSGNSCAHFQRLEPWQLLHYLQKVNFTTSFGDQVSFDENGNALPIYDVMNWQWLPDGQIKVQSVGEVKKSASKGEELTLDENKIFWNFEAKKPPQSVCSESCLPGTRMARKKGEPECCFDCIPCSEGKISNKTDSMECISCPEDFWSSPQRDHCVPKKTEFLSYHEPLGICLMTTSLLGTFICAVVLGIFTHHRSTPIVRANNSELSFLLLVSLKLCFLCSLLFIGRPKLWTCQLRHAAFGISFVLCVSCILVKTMVVLAVFKASKPGGGASLKWFGAVQQRGTVLVLTCIQAAICTAWLVSASPAPHKNTEYHNDKIIYECVVGSTVGFAVLLGYIGLLAILSFLLAFLARNLPDNFNEAKFITFSMLIFCAVWVAFVPAYINSPGKYADAVEVFAILASSFGLLVALFGPKCYIILLRPERNTKKAIMGRGTTK from the exons ATGCACAAGACTGGCGATGTGGTTCTGGGTGGGCTGTTTGAAGTCCACTACACATCTGTCTTCCCTGAGCTTTCCTTCACCTCAGAGCCAAATCAACCACGTTGCGAGGG CTTCGACCCTCCAGGGTTCAGACATGCCTTGACCATGGCCTTTGCTGTTGATGAGATCAACAAAAACTCAAACCTGCTACCTAATGTGACTCTGGGATACAGTCTGTATGATAACTGTGCCTCACTTGGAATTGGATTCCGTGCTTCATTGTCACTGGCCAGTGGTCAAGAGgagcagtttattttgaatgaaatcTGTGTGGGGGCCCCTCCAGTCCTGGGGATCGTGGGTGATGTATATTCAACATTTACAATTGCCATGTCAAGTGTGACAGGTTTATACAAACTGCCCATT GTGAGTTACTTTGCCACATGTTCGTGCCTGAGTGATCGGCAACGCTTTCCATCCTTCTTCAGGACAATACCAAGCGATACTTTCCAG GTGCGTGCTATGATTCAGATTCTAAAACACTTTGGCTGGACTTGGGCAGGTCTGCtgatcagtgatgatgattatggACTCCACGCTGCTCGATCCTTTCAAACTGACCTGGGTCCATCTGGTGGAGGTTGTCTGGCTTACTTAGAGGTTTTGCCCTGGGGTGACAACCCAGCTGAACTAAGGAGGATTGTGGATGTGATGAAGAAATCCACAGCTCGTGTGGtcattgtgtttgcacatgAGAGCCACATGATTGATCTCATGGAAGAG GTGGTGAGGCAGAATGTGACAGGCCTGCAGTGGATGGCCAGTGAAGCATGGACAACAGTTGCTGTGCTCCAGACCCCCCACCTCATGCCGTACCTGGGTGGAACACTGAGCATTGCCATCCGTCGAGGAGAAATACCAGGACTCAGGGAATTCATGTTACAAATACGTCCTGACCTACACCACAACAACAGCCATGGAAATAACATG GTCAACCAGTTTTGGGAATTCACATTTCAGTGTAGAtttgctccacctccagcaggttGGGTGGAAGCTGGAGGAGCATTATGCACTGGACAGGAAGATCTACATAAAGTGGATAGTGAGTTGTTGAATGTGGCAGAATTCAGGCCTGAGTACAATGTGTATAAGGCTGTGTATGCTCTGGCATATGCCCTCGATAACATGCTGCGCTGTGAGCCAGGGAGAGGGCCTTTCAGCGGGAACAGCTGTGCCCATTTCCAAAGACTGGAGCCCTGGCAG CTTTTGCATTATTTGCAAAAAGTCAACTTCACTACATCATTTGGTGACCAAGTGTCATTTGATGAGAATGGTAATGCCTTACCAATATACGATGTCATGAACTGGCAGTGGTTACCTGATGGACAAATTAAAGTTCAAAGTGTGGGTGAAGTTAAGAAATCAGCCTCAAAAGGTGAAGAGCTAACACTTGACGAAAATAAAATCTTCTGGAATTTTGAGGCAAAAAAg CCTCCCCAGTCAGTGTGCAGTGAGAGCTGTCTTCCTGGTACCCGCATGGCCAGAAAGAAGGGGGAACCTGAGTGTTGTTTTGACTGTATCCCCTGTTCTGAGGGAAAGATCAGCAATAAGACTG ACTCCATGGAGTGCATCAGTTGCCCAGAGGATTTCTGGTCCAGCCCCCAGCGTGACCACTGTGTCCCTAAGAAAACAGAGTTCCTCTCCTATCATGAGCCTCTGGGAATCTGCTTGATGACAACTTCATTGCTGGGCACATTTATCTGTGCTGTTGTCCTGGGGATCTTCACTCATCATCGCAGCACACCCATTGTGCGTGCCAACAATTCAGAACTCAGTTTCCTGCTCTTGGTGTCTCTTAAACTATGTTTCCTatgttcactgctgtttatcGGCCGACCCAAACTGTGGACATGTCAGCTGAGACATGCAGCATTTGGCATCAgctttgtactttgtgtttcatgCATCCTGGTTAAAACCATGGTGGTTCTGGCTGTGTTCAAGGCCTCCAAGCCAGGAGGTGGAGCCAGTCTGAAGTGGTTTggtgctgtgcagcagagagggacagtTCTGGTTCTTACATGTATTCAAGCAGCAATCTGTACTGCCTGGCTTGTCTCTGCTTCACCAGCTCCTCATAAAAATACCGAATACCACAATGACAAAATCATTTATGAATGTGTAGTGGGTTCCACAGTTGGTTTTGCAGTGTTACTGGGTTATATTGGCTTACTGGCTATCCTCAGCTTCCTGTTAGCATTTCTAGCAAGGAATCTTCCAGACAACTTCAATGAGGCCAAATTCATCACTTTCAGCATGTTGATCTTCTGTGCTGTGTGGGTGGCCTTTGTCCCTGCTTATATCAACTCTCCAGGCAAATATGCAGATGCAGTGGAGGTATTTGCCATCCTGGCCTCCAGTTTTGGCCTCTTGGTGGCGCTGTTTGGACCCAAATGTTACATAATCCTCCTTagaccagagagaaacacaaagaaagctATTATGGGTCGAGGAACTACAAAGTGA
- the LOC130168064 gene encoding extracellular calcium-sensing receptor-like encodes MPDLNSTYRPPPVKCNGFDPRAFRWAQTMRLAVEEINQSPRLLPNYTLGYKIFDSCAYPLTGQRAALAVLNGLSEGNSPMCSSVSPLLAVIGESGSAQSIVVSRILQPFRIPMISYFSSCACLTDRRKYPTFFRVIPNDDYQVKAIAQMLVRFNWTWVGLVRGDHEYGRFAVQGLMKELQGTKVCVAYQEMIPLLYNHQRALEIMQVMRSSSAKVVVVFSAEGEMTPFLRDYMVQNITGIQWVASEAWVTASVFTGNEYYPYLGGTIGFGIRKGHISKLSDYLQTVNPKRYPDNLLVQELWEALYGCSPSSSSGSHMPPCSGQESLLEQHSAYMNTSSPRVAYNVYKAVYAIAHSLHNLLLCQPGSGPFQNNSCAQSNDIHPWQLQYYLQEVTFNIDGEEVDFDLKGDSIPYYDIINWQRGTGGNIEFVNVGLFDGTKPVGEELVIQEDRIMWAGHQSEVPVSVCSASCFPGSRKAVRRGEPVCCFDCVPCDNGKISNQTNSIECTFCPEDFWSNKDRTACIPKKVEYLTFDSLGIALTVISVLGACLTLAVFAVFFYHRNTAIVRVNNSELSFFILFALTLCFLCSLVFIGKPTSWSCMLRHTAFSITFSLCISCILGKTLVVLAAFTATRPGANIMKWLGIKQQRGIIFSCTLVQLVICAAWLIDAPPSPSRNTKYERSKIILECSVGSSLAFWCVLGYIGLQACLCFILAFLARKLPGNFNEAKFITFSMLIFCAVWLAFIPAYISAPGNYADAVESFAILASSFGLLFCLFAPKCYIIVLKPEKNTKQHLMGKEKK; translated from the exons CACTCTTGGGTATAAAATCTTTGATTCATGTGCGTATCCGCTGACCGGCCAGAGGGCTGCTCTGGCTGTGTTGAATGGGCTGAGTGAGGGTAACTCTCCCATGTGCAGCAGTGTCTCTCCACTCCTCGCTGTGATTGGGGAGTCTGGATCTGCTCAGTCGATTGTGGTGTCAAGAATCCTGCAGCCATTCAGAATCCCAATG aTCAGCTACTTTTCTTCGTGTGCATGTTTGACTGACAGAAGAAAATATCCTACCTTCTTCAGGGTAATCCCTAATGATGACTATCAG GTAAAGGCCATTGCACAGATGCTAGTGCGTTTTAACTGGACTTGGGTGGGGCTGGTGCGAGGGGACCATGAATATGGCCGCTTTGCTGTACAAGGTTTAATGAAAGAGCTACAGGGTACCAAGGTGTGTGTAGCGTACCAAGAAATGATTCCTCTGCTCTACAATCACCAGAGGGCGCTGGAGATCATGCAG GTGATGCGTAGCTCCTCTGCAAAAGTGGTGGTGGTATTTTCAGCTGAGGGGGAGATGACTCCTTTCTTGAGAGACTACATGGTGCAGAACATCACTGGAATCCAATGGGTGGCCAGTGAGGCCTGGGTCACAGCATCTGTCTTCACAGGGAACGAGTATTACCCCTACCTGGGGGGAACCATTGGGTTTGGCATCAGAAAAGGTCATATCTCCAAACTCAGCGACTACCTGCAGACAGTAAACCCTAAGAGGTATCCTGATAATCTTCTGGTGCAAGAGCTGTGGGAGGCTCTGTATGGTTGCAGTCCATCTTCATCCTCTGGCTCCCACATGCCTCCCTGCTCAGGACAGGAGTCCCTGTTGGAGCAGCATTCAGCCTATATGAATACATCCAGCCCTAGAGTGGCCTATAACGTCTATAAGGCTGTATATGCAATCGCTCATTCCCTGCACAACCTCCTTCTCTGTCAACCGGGCAGTGGGCCTTTCCAAAACAACTCATGTGCTCAAAGCAATGACATACACCCCTGGCAG CTCCAATACTACCTCCAGGAAGTGACATTTAACATTGACGGGGAGGAGGTGGACTTTGACCTGAAGGGTGACTCCATACCCTATTATGATATCATCAACTGGCAGAGAGGCACAGGCGGGAACATTGAATTTGTCAACGTGGGGTTGTTTGACGGAACCAAGCCTGTCGGCGAGGAGCTGGTGATCCAGGAGGACAGGATAATGTGGGCGGGGCATCAGAGTGAG GTGCCGGTGTCTGTATGCAGTGCCAGCTGTTTTCCAGGGTCCAGGAAGGCTGTCCGTCGTGGGGAGCCTGTCTGCTGCTTTGACTGTGTACCATGTGACAATGGCAAAATTAGCAATCAGACAA ACTCAATAGAGTGCACATTTTGTCCTGAGGACTTCTggtcaaacaaagacagaacagCCTGCATCCCAAAGAAAGTAGAGtacttgacctttgactcctTGGGTATAGCCCTGACCGTGATATCTGTGCTGGGTGCCTGCCTCACCCTCGCTGTCTTTGCAGTCTTCTTCTATCACAGAAATACAGCCATCGTTCGTGTGAATAACTCTGAGCTCAGCTTCTTCATCCTGTTTGCGCTgactctgtgtttcctgtgttctctGGTTTTCATTGGAAAGCCAACATCTTGGTCCTGCATGCTGCGCCACACTGCCTTTAgcatcacattttcactttgcatCTCCTGCATCCTGGGGAAGACACTGGTGGTGTTGGCTGCTTTCACTGCTACCAGGCCAGGGGCCAACATCATGAAATGGCTGGGGATCAAGCAGCAGAGGGGCATTATCTTCAGCTGCACTCTGGTTCAGTTGGTTATCTGTGCTGCCTGGCTCATTGATGCGCCCCCTTCTCCCTCCCGAAATACAAAATACGAACGCTCAAAGATCATCCTGGAGTGTAGCGTGGGCTCTAGCCTGGCATTCTGGTGCGTTCTGGGATATATTGGTCTACAGGCCTGTCTGTGCTTTATACTGGCTTTTCTGGCCCGCAAGTTGCCGGGCAACTTCAACGAGGCCAAGTTCATCACGTTTAGCATGCTGATCTTCTGTGCTGTGTGGCTGGCATTCATCCCTGCTTATATCAGCGCCCCTGGAAATTATGCAGATGCAGTGGAGTCATTTGCCATTCTGGCTTCCAGCTTTGGCTTGTTGTTCTGCCTGTTTGCACCAAAGTGTTACATTATTGTACTGAAGCCAGAAAAGAACACAAAACAGCACCTtatgggaaaagaaaagaagtga
- the LOC130167738 gene encoding extracellular calcium-sensing receptor-like codes for MVFAIQEINNSSKLLPGITLGYQIHDSCGSVPMAVRVAFQLSNGLEPVFYTGNNCSQSGMVMGIVGESGSTPSISMSRVIGSFNIPQVSHFATCACLSNKEQYPSFFRTIPSDQFQADALAKLVKHFGWTWIGAVRSDSDYGNNGMASFLDAAQKEGICVEYSESFYRTHPRSKIQRVADVIRRSTAMVVVAFAASGDMKILLEEMSREPSPPRQWIGTESWVTNPDMLRFTFCAGAIGFSIQQSVIPGLRDFLLDLPNTKVAAFPVLTEFWEDAFNCRLGKSAATEESVCDGTEDIQTLKSPYTDTSQLRITNMVYKAVYAIAHAIHNAACQKTNSTTQCDKHTRIESKQVPVSVCTDSCPPGTRKVLQRGKPICCYDCIPCPEGEISNATDSPDCFPCPKEFWPNAERNKCFPKPVEFLSFDEVLGIILAAFSVGGACLAMITAAVFFRHRTSPIVRANNSELSFLLLLSLTLCFLCSLTFMGAPSEWSCMLRHTAFGITFVLCISCVLGKTIVVLMAFKATLPGSDVMKWFGPPQQRMTVVSFTFIQVLICIIWLVLSPPFPMKNLTIYKEKIILECALGSAIGFWAVLGYIGLLAVFCFVLAVLARKLPDNFNEAKFITFSMLIFCAVWITFIPAYVSSPGKFTVAVEIFAILASSFGLILCIFAPKCFIILFQPEKNTKKHLMNKNYVKKKKELSLEGGVVREQESITERLNGLGIQGASAFDSHLPPCVKLIDSESVALQAEGDFVIGGFFPLHYVAPKPQHSYSSKPQLTPCSGFDHRAFRWMMTMVFAVEEINRDSSLLPGVKLGYRIMDSCDHVHTSMQALFSLISHSKGVTAPVKQREETGNRLNMAKDKEERMDTSIQCETLPSCLTGSPVPAVIGLASSSPTRAVAHTLGPFNIPLVSYFATCTCLTDKHVYPSFLRTVPSDLFQVRGLVQLVTFLDWLWVGTIGTTDDYSQYGIQAFSNQFRQQGGCVAFHLTIPKSPTAAQVQEMADRLQSSTAQVMVVFATEGQLLDLLLELAHRNVTGIQWVASEAWVTASLLTSPGFQPLLEGTLGFSFPGVRIPGLKEFLLNVRPSPEPGMEFVNMFWEELFDCRLDFGGNRSKENEAHTVDNLMGLDDFGYSPDSQNNSWSLVGRFAGQKSTFKGSDSEKPVCTGSEDLRYTDSSFTDVSQVRISYNVYKAVYAIAHALHDLLNCESAELKKGICEKQKSFTSRQLLDHLKTVNFTNQFGEKVYFDSNGEPVPLYDIINWQKDSKGEIRFIKVGSYDGSAPLEQQLQMEQSTIVWTKGQSQVPVSQCSAPCPSGSRQARRRREPHCCFDCLPCADGEISNQTGSTECTKCPEFYWSDKDKVKCIAGVEEFLSFFDTMGIILVILTLLGVVLTTIITTVFHRFRFTPIVKANNSEISFLLLLSLKLCFLCSLVFIGRPSAWTCRLRQAAFGISFVLCLSCLLVKTIVVLLAFQSNVPGSRALKLFGPSQQRTLILCTTAPQVCLCAGWLLGAPPFPFRNPTYQATTGKIVVECKEPWPPGFYLVLGYIGLLAFLCLLLAFLGRKLPDTFNEAKLITFSMLIFWAVWISFIPAHVSSPGKFTVAVEIFAILASSFGLLLCIFVPKCYIILLRPERNIKKGMTGKYPR; via the exons ATGGTGTTCGCTATCCAGGAGATCAACAACAGCAGTAAGCTGCTGCCGGGCATCACTCTCGGTTATCAGATCCATGACTCGTGCGGCTCGGTGCCCATGGCGGTGCGTGTGGCATTCCAGCTTTCAAATGGCCTCGAGCCAGTGTTTTACACCGGCAACAACTGTTCGCAATCTGGTATGGTGATGGGTATCGTTGGGGAGTCTGGGTCCACGCCATCCATCAGCATGTCGCGCGTCATCGGCTCCTTTAACATTCCTcaa GTGAGCCATTTCGCAACTTGTGCATGCTTATCCAATAAGGAGCAGTATCCGAGTTTCTTCAGAACAATCCCCAGTGACCAGTTCCAGGCTGATGCGCTGGCCAAACTGGTCAAACACTTCGGCTGGACTTGGATTGGTGCTGTCCGCTCGGATTCGGACTATGGCAATAATGGCATGGCGTCTTTCCTAGACGCAGCGCAAAAAGAAGGGATCTGTGTGGAATACTCAGAATCTTTCTATCGGACCCACCCACGTAGCAAGATCCAGAGAGTGGCTGATGTTATCCGCAG gTCAACAGCTATGGTTGTTGTGGCATTTGCAGCCTCTGGAGACATGAAGATCTTGTTGGAGGAGATGTCACGGGAGCCTTCCCCACCTCGCCAGTGGATAGGCACTGAGTCATGGGTAACAAACCCAGACATGCTGAGGTTCACCTTCTGTGCTGGAGCCATCGGATTTAGTATTCAGCAATCAGTCATCCCAGGTCTGAGAGACTTCCTGCTGGATCTGCCCAACACTAAAGTGGCTGCATTCCCGGTGCTGACTGAGTTCTGGGAGGATGCATTCAACTGCAGGCTGGGCAAAA gTGCAGCCacagaggagagtgtgtgtgatggaacTGAAGACATACAAACACTCAAGAGCCCGTACACTGACACATCTCAGCTCCGAATCACTAACATGGTGTACAAGGCTGTTTATGCAATAGCACATGCCATTCATAATGCAGCATGCCAGAAAACAAACTCTACAACTCAGTGTGACAAACACACCAGGATAGAGTCCAAACAG GtgcctgtgtcagtgtgtactGACAGCTGTCCTCCAGGAACCCGAaaagtgctgcagagaggaaaaccCATCTGCTGTTATGATTGTATACCATGTCCTGAGGGAGAGATTAGCAATGCCACAG ATTCCCCTGATTGTTTCCCTTGCCCCAAGGAGTTCTGGCCtaatgcagagagaaacaaatgtTTCCCCAAGCCTGTAGAGTTTCTTTCCTTCGATGAGGTCCTGGGAATCATCCTGGCTGCTTTCTCAGTTGGTGGTGCCTGTCTCGCCATGATAACAGCGGCTGTGTTCTTTCGTCACAGGACGTCCCCGATTGTCAGGGCCAACAACTCTGAGCTGAGTTTCCTGCTGCTCTTATCATTGACTCTATGTTTCTTATGTTCATTAACTTTCATGGGAGCGCCCTCTGAGTGGTCCTGCATGCTGCGCCACACAGCGTTTGGCATCACTTTCGTCCTCTGCATCTCTTGTGTTCTTGGGAAAACTATAGTGGTGTTAATGGCCTTCAAAGCCACACTTCCTGGTAGTGATGTCATGAAATGGTTTGGTCCTCCACAGCAAAGAATGACCGTAGTGTCCTTCACATTTATACAAGTTTTAATATGTATTATTTGGTTGGTTCTTAGTCCCCCTTTTCCAATGAAAAACCTAACGATATACAAAGAGAAAATCATCCTGGAGTGTGCATTAGGCTCAGCTATCGGGTTCTGGGCTGTGCTCGGGTACATAGGCCTACTGGCTGTCTTTTGCTTCGTGTTAGCTGTTCTAGCTCGGAAACTACCTGATAATTTTAATGAAGCCAAGTTCATCACCTTCAGCATGTTGATATTCTGTGCAGTCTGGATCACCTTTATCCCAGCATATGTCAGCTCTCCTGGGAAATTTACTGTGGCTGTGGAAATATTTGCCATTCTGGCTTCAAGTTTTGGACTaattttgtgtatatttgctCCGAAGTGTTTCATCATATTGTTTCAGCCAGAGAAGAACACCAAGAAacatttaatgaacaaaaattA tgtgaagaaaaagaaagaactaaGTTTGGAGGGAGGTGTGGTGAGAGAACAAGAGAGTATCACAGAAAGACTGAATGGTTTGGGGATACAGGGAGCGAGTGCTTTTGATTCTCATTTACCTCCATGTGTGAAACTGATAGACAGTGAGTCTGTGGCCCTGCAGGCAGAAGGGGATTTTGTGATTGGTGGGTTTTTCCCTCTGCATTATGTGGCCCCTAAGCCACAGCACAGCTACTCCAGCAAACCTCAGCTCACACCTTGCAGCGG CTTTGACCACAGAGCCTTCCGCTGGATGATGACCATGGTGTTTGCAGTGGAGGAAATTAATCGTGATTCAAGCCTGTTACCAGGTGTTAAACTGGGCTACCGGATCATGGACAGCTGTGACCATGTCCACACCAGCATGCAAGCTCTTTTTTCCTTAATCAGCCACTCAAAAGGTGTGACAGCTCCGgtgaaacaaagagaggaaactGGAAACAGATTAAATATGGCAAAGGACAAAG aggagagaatggATACGAGTATACAATGTGAGACTTTGCCCTCATGTCTGACTGGTTCTCCTGTGCCTGCTGTGATTGGCCTTGCATCCTCTTCCCCTACAAGAGCTGTAGCTCACACTCTTGGCCCTTTCAACATCCCACTG GTGAGTTATTTTGCCACTTGTACCTGTCTGACTGACAAACATGTGTACCCATCATTCTTGCGGACTGTGCCGAGTGATCTCTTTCAAGTTAGAGGCCTGGTGCAGTTGGTCACTTTCTTAGACTGGCTCTGGGTGGGAACAATAGGGACCACA GATGACTACAGTCAGTATGGCATCCAAGCTTTCTCTAATCAGTTTAGACAGCAAGGTGGGTGTGTGGCATTTCATCTGACTATCCCCAAATCacccacagcagctcaggtACAAGAAATGGCAGACAGGCTGCAGAGTTCAACTGCACAGGTCATGGTGGTCTTTGCCACAGAGGGACAGCTCCTGGATCTGCTCTTAGAG CTGGCTCATAGAAATGTGACAGGGATCCAGTGGGTAGCGAGTGAAGCTTGGGTGACCGCCAGCCTGCTGACCTCACCGGGCTTCCAACCTCTCTTAGAGGGCACGCTGGGCTTCTCCTTCCCTGGAGTCAGAATCCCTGGCTTGAAAGAGTTCTTGTTGAATGTGCGCCCCTCTCCCGAACCAGGGATGGAATTTGTGAACATGTTCTGGGAAGAGCTGTTTGACTGTAGGCTAGACTTTGGAGGAAACAGGTCCAAAGAAAATGAAGCACATACTGTGGATAACTTGATGGGATTGGATGATTTTGGTTACAGCCCAGACTCTCAAAATAATTCTTGGTCCTTGGTTGGGCGTTTTGCAGGACAAAAGAGCACATTTAAAGGGTCAGACAGTGAAAAGCCTGTATGCACAGGTTCAGAGGATCTGAGGTACACTGACAGCAGTTTTACTGATGTATCTCAGGTCAGAATATCCTACAATGTGTACAAAGCTGTATATGCCATCGCCCATGCTCTGCACGATTTACTGAACTGTGAATCTGCAGAACTTAAGAAGGGAATCTGTGAGAAACAGAAATCATTCACTTCTAGGCAG TTGCTGGATCATCTAAAGACAGTAAATTTCACTAACCAGTTTGGGGAGAAGGTATATTTTGACTCCAACGGAGAGCCGGTCCCTCTGTATGACATCATTAACTGGCAGAAGGACAGCAAGGGTGAAATTAG ATTTATCAAAGTGGGAAGCTATGATGGTTCGGCTCCACTGGAACAGCAGTTGCAGATGGAACAGAGCACCATTGTATGGACAAAAGGCCAGTCACAG GTGCCTGTATCTCAGTGCAGTGCTCCATGCCCCTCTGGTAGCAGGCAGGCCAGACGTCGACGAGAGCctcactgctgctttgattGTTTGCCCTGCGCCGATGGAGAGATCAGCAACCAGACTG GTTCCACTGAGTGCACTAAATGTCCTGAATTTTACTGGTCAGACAAAGACAAGGTGAAGTGTATTGCCGGCGTTGAGGAATTCCTGTCTTTCTTCGACACCATGGGCATCATCCTGGTCATACTCACCCTGCTGGGTGTTGTCCTGACAACCATCATCACGACCGTCTTTCACCGTTTCCGCTTTACGCCCATTGTCAAGGCCAACAACTCAGAAATAAGTTTCTTACTTCTCCTGTCACTCAAACTCTGCTTCTTGTGTTCCCTGGTGTTCATTGGCCGGCCGTCTGCGTGGACATGCAGGCTCCGCCAGGCAGCATTTGGGATCAGctttgtcctctgtctgtcctgccTCCTTGTTAAGACCATTGTAGTTCTCTTGGCTTTCCAGTCAAATGTACCTGGTTCCAGGGCTCTGAAGTTGTTTGGGCCGTCTCAGCAGAGGACTCTCATCCTCTGCACTACAGCTCCTCAG GTTTGTCTCTGTGCTGGTTGGTTGTTGGGCGCACCTCCCTTCCCATTCAGGAACCCGACCTATCAAGCCACAACTGGAAAA ATTGTTGTGGAGTGTAAGGAGCCATGGCCTCCTGGATTTTACCTGGTCCTGGGCTACATCGGCCTACTGgccttcctctgcctcctcctggcTTTCCTCGGACGCAAGCTACCTGATACGTTCAATGAGGCGAAGCTCATCACCTTCAGCATGCTGATCTTTTGGGCCGTGTGGATCTCTTTCATCCCAGCTCATGTCAGCTCCCCTGGGAAGTTCACTGTGGCTGTGGAAATATTTGCAATATTAGCCTCCAGTTTTGGActgttattgtgtatttttgtgccCAAATGTTACATAATCTTACTGCGGCCTGAAAGAAACATTAAGAAAGGCATGACTGGAAAATATCCCAGATGA